One Nostoc sp. UHCC 0302 DNA window includes the following coding sequences:
- a CDS encoding tetratricopeptide repeat protein → MQTIRIQLRESTQETVELRYWLPQNNHYESRRLKLAEIADFLKQGERDYYRLLPNLPGIGQQLFFWLDGDGRWLSRGIANCRGEGLVIAIDTDKKLAHLPWEVLHDDKDFLVKRVNPVVLPLRWIEKETAGFSVEARQLRVLFMATDPEDVQPKLEFEQEEARILADTRDFAVDLRVEESGCVSELGKVWSRYFNDFDVFHLTGHASIKDEAPYTPYFITETEIGDRHETTAAELAEVFRFRFPKLVFLSGCRTGQAPDKGAVPSMAEALIAQGAKAVLSWGRPVEDRTATAAAAHLYGKLAAGYQLAEALASTYQQLFQQNVRDWHLLRLYVQGECPGALVEVLGDVPPSAPEPAYELFLDPDTQQVRVAKPSEFVGRRRTLQRCLKAIRTSLGVLIHGLGGVGKSTVTARLLERMVGYHRLVNFRQLDEDKLLKTLAEQCTSERGHEILNGKLPLMQRLTKFFTEGLNSKEQRFAFVLDDFEANFDLRNGVYVLQPQVVDVLLALLKAIQNSQLPHKVIITCRYNFTLSELNHRLYREPLGALGGADLIKKYNRLNSFNGSWQFQPDLPERAKQAADGNPRLLEWLDKILQNSQNSPEAERGVEMILQKMADKEKEFREDILAEELLKQQTPALRQMLGKLLVYELPVPQAAISPICEDISSWESHVQRAEILGLLEVTLTNNKERLHRVPRILSPLLEFPENPKGEELYKQAAQILYRLWWEEAETATEAQKLEIHRLGLLGKDGEIAAKIANSLAEHLRNQSRFREAIHLCKSTLEITKNHSVLKEMAFCEHQLGEVDQALNYYEQALNLCPAEDEQELASIYHYFGILKADKGEVDEAIALYNQVLEIDERIGDVQGKAATLHCLANIYVNKGEVEEAIALYNQSLEIKEGIGNVRGKAATLHQLAGIYAKKGEVEEAIALYNQSLEINECTGNVQGKAATLSQLGIVYAKKGEVEEAIALFNQSLEINECTGNVQGKAATLHCLANIYANKGEVEQAIALYNQSLEIKERIGNVQGKAATLHCLGMIYANERKVDEAITLFNQSLEINERIGNVQGKAMTLWRLGDLAEQQGEYTKAISYLQPALEILQRLKLPQVESVSASFDRVIRNS, encoded by the coding sequence GTGCAAACTATCCGCATTCAACTTCGGGAAAGTACGCAGGAAACAGTTGAACTCAGGTATTGGCTACCTCAAAATAATCACTATGAATCACGTCGTCTGAAATTAGCAGAAATCGCTGATTTCCTCAAGCAAGGTGAACGAGATTACTATAGACTGCTGCCCAATTTACCAGGAATCGGGCAGCAGTTATTTTTTTGGTTGGATGGCGATGGACGCTGGTTGAGTCGGGGAATTGCTAACTGTCGCGGTGAGGGGTTGGTAATTGCCATTGATACTGATAAAAAATTGGCACATCTACCTTGGGAAGTGCTGCATGATGATAAGGATTTTTTGGTCAAACGGGTTAATCCAGTGGTATTACCTCTGCGCTGGATTGAGAAAGAAACGGCAGGGTTTTCTGTGGAAGCACGACAATTGCGAGTATTGTTTATGGCAACCGACCCGGAAGATGTGCAACCAAAGTTAGAGTTTGAACAGGAAGAGGCGAGAATTCTGGCTGATACGCGAGATTTTGCTGTAGATTTGCGGGTGGAAGAAAGCGGTTGCGTTAGCGAGTTGGGTAAGGTGTGGAGTCGCTATTTTAATGACTTTGATGTGTTTCACCTCACAGGACACGCCTCAATTAAAGATGAAGCACCTTACACGCCTTACTTTATTACGGAGACGGAAATCGGCGATCGCCACGAAACCACAGCCGCAGAACTGGCCGAAGTCTTCCGGTTTCGCTTTCCCAAGTTGGTGTTTTTGTCTGGGTGTCGGACTGGACAAGCACCAGATAAAGGGGCTGTCCCTTCAATGGCTGAGGCACTTATTGCACAAGGGGCTAAGGCGGTTTTAAGTTGGGGGCGGCCTGTGGAAGATCGGACAGCGACAGCCGCCGCCGCGCACCTCTACGGCAAATTGGCAGCCGGATATCAATTAGCTGAAGCACTCGCTAGCACTTACCAGCAGTTGTTTCAACAGAATGTGCGTGACTGGCATTTGTTGCGGTTATATGTCCAGGGAGAATGTCCCGGTGCGTTGGTGGAAGTGTTGGGAGATGTGCCACCCTCAGCGCCGGAACCTGCTTATGAACTGTTTTTAGATCCCGATACCCAACAGGTGCGGGTGGCGAAACCCTCTGAGTTTGTTGGCAGACGGCGGACTTTGCAACGTTGTCTCAAAGCTATTCGCACTTCATTAGGGGTACTAATTCACGGACTGGGGGGTGTGGGTAAGAGTACTGTGACGGCGCGACTTCTGGAAAGGATGGTTGGCTATCACAGGCTGGTGAACTTTCGGCAACTGGATGAGGACAAACTGCTCAAAACCCTTGCTGAACAATGTACCTCGGAACGGGGGCATGAAATTCTCAATGGCAAGTTACCGTTGATGCAGCGCCTCACCAAGTTTTTCACAGAAGGACTCAATTCCAAAGAACAGCGCTTTGCCTTTGTGCTGGATGACTTTGAGGCAAATTTTGATTTACGAAATGGGGTTTATGTCTTGCAACCACAAGTTGTGGATGTACTGCTGGCGTTGCTGAAGGCGATTCAAAATTCCCAACTTCCCCACAAGGTAATTATTACCTGTCGCTACAATTTCACATTGTCGGAACTGAATCATCGTCTGTACCGCGAACCTCTGGGCGCTTTGGGTGGGGCAGATTTAATTAAAAAGTATAATCGTCTCAATTCGTTTAATGGCAGTTGGCAATTTCAGCCAGATTTGCCGGAACGTGCCAAACAAGCAGCAGATGGAAATCCTCGGCTGTTGGAATGGTTAGATAAGATTTTGCAAAATTCCCAGAACTCGCCGGAAGCGGAGAGGGGAGTTGAGATGATTCTGCAAAAGATGGCAGATAAGGAAAAGGAATTTCGTGAGGATATTTTGGCTGAGGAATTGCTGAAGCAGCAAACTCCAGCTTTGCGTCAAATGCTGGGGAAGTTGTTGGTGTATGAGTTACCTGTTCCTCAAGCTGCTATTTCCCCGATTTGTGAGGATATCTCAAGTTGGGAAAGTCATGTTCAACGCGCTGAAATTTTGGGTTTGTTGGAAGTTACCCTCACCAACAACAAAGAGAGGTTGCATCGTGTTCCCCGGATTTTGTCACCGTTGCTAGAGTTTCCAGAAAACCCCAAGGGTGAAGAGTTGTATAAACAAGCTGCACAAATTTTGTATCGTCTGTGGTGGGAAGAGGCGGAAACTGCTACAGAGGCACAAAAGTTAGAAATTCATCGGTTGGGGTTGTTGGGGAAAGATGGAGAAATTGCGGCGAAAATAGCTAATTCATTGGCGGAACACTTGCGGAATCAAAGTCGATTTCGGGAAGCAATACATCTGTGCAAATCAACCTTAGAAATTACTAAAAACCATAGTGTTCTCAAAGAAATGGCTTTTTGTGAACACCAACTAGGTGAGGTTGATCAAGCATTAAACTATTACGAACAAGCTTTAAATCTTTGTCCCGCAGAAGACGAACAAGAATTAGCATCAATTTATCATTATTTTGGGATACTGAAAGCCGACAAAGGGGAAGTAGATGAAGCAATCGCACTCTACAATCAAGTCCTTGAAATTGATGAACGCATTGGAGATGTCCAAGGCAAAGCGGCGACGTTGCACTGTCTGGCGAATATCTACGTTAACAAAGGGGAAGTAGAAGAAGCGATCGCACTCTACAATCAGTCTTTGGAAATAAAAGAAGGCATTGGTAATGTCCGAGGCAAAGCGGCGACGTTACACCAACTAGCAGGTATCTACGCTAAGAAAGGAGAAGTAGAAGAAGCGATCGCGCTCTACAATCAGTCTTTGGAAATAAATGAATGCACTGGGAATGTCCAAGGCAAAGCGGCGACTTTAAGCCAACTGGGAATTGTATACGCTAAGAAAGGGGAAGTAGAAGAAGCGATCGCACTTTTCAATCAATCTTTGGAAATAAATGAATGCACTGGTAATGTCCAAGGCAAAGCGGCGACATTGCACTGTCTGGCGAATATCTACGCCAATAAAGGGGAAGTGGAGCAAGCAATCGCACTCTACAACCAGTCTTTGGAAATAAAAGAACGCATTGGTAATGTCCAAGGCAAAGCGGCGACGTTGCACTGTCTGGGAATGATCTACGCCAACGAAAGGAAAGTGGATGAAGCGATCACACTTTTCAATCAATCTTTGGAAATAAATGAACGCATTGGTAATGTCCAAGGCAAAGCAATGACTTTGTGGAGGTTAGGAGATTTGGCAGAACAGCAGGGTGAATACACTAAAGCGATATCCTATTTGCAACCAGCTTTAGAGATTTTGCAGCGATTGAAGTTACCACAGGTTGAAAGTGTGAGTGCAAGTTTTGATAGGGTAATTCGTAATTCGTAA